A window of the Candidatus Cloacimonadota bacterium genome harbors these coding sequences:
- the ispD gene encoding 2-C-methyl-D-erythritol 4-phosphate cytidylyltransferase: protein MYNPKYEIIKNKVIAIITAAGKSVRMNLPVKKQFMPLAGKPIIVHTVEKFLKAEIFDKIIITISSEDRKLAEKILFSKYNFPKKKFIIVDGGVTRQQSVFNALKMCPEATDYVVIHDGVRPLVKVKEIQEIVELTEEKRAITLGITAKNTIKRIKQNRVISTLDRKQLWEIFTPQAFYYDLIYKAHKNAENKKLEVNDDAELVEILGKDVFVLQGLPENIKITDQFDLKIAEAILQGVEK, encoded by the coding sequence ATGTATAATCCAAAATATGAAATTATAAAAAATAAAGTTATAGCTATTATAACAGCGGCAGGAAAAAGTGTGCGAATGAACTTACCAGTGAAAAAGCAGTTTATGCCACTTGCGGGTAAACCAATTATAGTCCATACAGTAGAGAAATTTTTAAAAGCAGAAATTTTTGATAAAATAATTATCACAATCAGTTCAGAAGATAGAAAACTCGCTGAAAAAATACTCTTTTCTAAATATAATTTTCCTAAAAAGAAATTTATCATTGTTGATGGAGGCGTAACAAGGCAACAATCCGTATTTAATGCATTAAAAATGTGCCCCGAAGCAACTGATTATGTTGTAATTCACGATGGGGTTAGACCTCTCGTAAAGGTTAAAGAAATTCAGGAAATTGTTGAACTGACTGAAGAAAAAAGAGCAATTACACTCGGCATAACAGCAAAAAATACTATTAAGAGAATTAAGCAGAATAGAGTCATATCCACTTTAGATAGAAAACAGTTATGGGAAATTTTTACACCTCAAGCATTCTATTATGACTTAATTTATAAAGCACATAAAAATGCAGAAAACAAAAAGCTCGAAGTAAATGATGATGCAGAATTGGTAGAAATTCTTGGTAAAGATGTTTTTGTTTTACAGGGTTTGCCAGAAAATATAAAAATTACTGACCAATTTGATTTGAAAATTGCTGAGGCGATATTACAAGGTGTAGAAAAATGA